Proteins encoded together in one Rhea pennata isolate bPtePen1 chromosome 27, bPtePen1.pri, whole genome shotgun sequence window:
- the LOC134151769 gene encoding tyrosine-protein kinase ZAP-70, with the protein MPDAAAHLPFYYGSIARSEAEEYLKLAGMSDGLFLLRQCLRNLGGYVLSMVCNLQFYHYSIERQMNGTYAIAGGKAHCGPEELCEFYSKDADGLCCTLRKPCNRPSGVEPQPGVFDSMRDNMVREYVRQTWRLEGDALEQAIISQAPQVEKLIATTAHERMPWYHGNIARDEAERRLYSGAQPDGKFLLRERKENGTYALSLVYGKTVYHYRIDQDKSGKYSIPEGTKFDTLWQLVEYLKLKPDGLIFYLKESCSNPNMPASAAPVPPTHPSVSRQLGTLNADGYTPEPIGAGKSRLLPMDTSVYESPYSDPEELKDKKLFLKRDHLMIDEVELGAGNFGCVKKGVYKMRKKQIDVAIKVLKSNNEKTVKDEMMKEAQIMHQLDNPYIVRMIGVCEAESLMLVMEMASGGPLNKFLASKKDEIAVSNVVELMHQVSMGMKYLEEKNFVHRDLAARNVLLVNQHYAKISDFGLSKALGADDSYYKARTAGKWPLKWYAPECILYHKFSSKSDVWSYGVTMWEAFSYGQKPYKKMKGPEVISFIEQGKRMDCPTDCPAEMYALMQQCWIYRWEERPGFLSVENTIRSYYYSIATKTENGSETEDKSKAALH; encoded by the exons ATGCCCGATGCTGCAGCTCACCTGCCCTTTTACTATGGCAGCATTGCAAGATCAGAAGCTGAGGAGTACCTCAAGCTGGCAGGCATGTCAGATGGCCTGTTCCTGCTGCGGCAATGCCTGCGCAATCTGGGGGGGTACGTCCTCTCCATGGTCTGCAACCTGCAATTTTATCACTACTCCATCGAGCGCCAGATGAATGGTACCTATGCAATCGCAGGGGGCAAGGCACACTGTGGTCCAGAGGAGCTCTGTGAGTTCTACTCAAAGGATGCTGATGGACTCTGCTGCACCCTCCGCAAACCTTGCAATCGCCCCAGTGGTGTGGAGCCCCAGCCTGGTGTCTTTGACAGCATGAGGGACAATATGGTGCGCGAATATGTCCGGCAGACATGGAGACTAGAG GGGGATGCACTCGAGCAGGCCATTATAAGTCAGGCTCCACAGGTGGAGAAACTCATCGCCACCACTGCACATGAGAGGATGCCCTGGTATCATGGTAACATTGCTCGTGATGAAGCTGAACGGAGGCTCTACTCTGGAGCACAACCTGATGGGAAATTTCT gctgagagaaaggaaggaaaacgGCACTTATGCTCTCTCCCTTGTCTATGGCAAAACCGTGTATCACTATCGCATAGACCAGGACAAATCCGGCAAGTACTCCATCCCGGAGGGAACCAAGTTTGACACACTCTGGCAG CTGGTGGAGTACTTAAAACTCAAACCAGATGGACTGATATTCTACCTGAAGGAAAGCTGCTCCAACCCCAATATGCCAG CTTCTGCAGCACCAGTTCCACCAACCCACCCCTCCGTAAGC aggCAGCTTGGGACTCTTAATGCAGATGGATACACACCAGAGCCTATAG GTGCAGGAAAGTCACGTCTGCTACCAATGGATACCAGCGTTTATGAGAGCCCTTACAGTGACCCTGAGGAACTGAAGGATAAGAAACTCTTCCTGAAAAGGGACCACCTGATGATCGATGAAGTGGAACTAGGGGCAGGAAACTTTGGCTGTGTCAAGAAAGGAGTttacaaaatgagaaa GAAGCAGATTGATGTGGCCATCAAGGTCCTGAAGAGCAACAACgagaaaacagtgaaagatGAAATGATGAAGGAAGCCCAGATCATGCACCAGCTAGACAACCCCTATATTGTCCGCATGATTGGGGTCTGTGAGGCAGAATCCCTGATGCTTGTGATGGAGATGGCTTCTGGAGGGCCACTGAATAAATTCTTGGCTTCCAAGAA AGATGAGATTGCAGTCAGCAATGTGGTGGAGCTGATGCATCAAGTATCCATGGGGATGAAatacttggaggaaaaaaactttGTCCACAGGGACCTGGCAGCCAGAAATGTCCTGCTGGTCAACCAGCATTATGCCAAAATCAGTGATTTTGGACTCTCCAAGGCTCTTGGTGCTGATGACAGCTATTACAAG GCCAGGACAGCAGGAAAGTGGCCCTTGAAATGGTATGCCCCAGAGTGCATCCTCTATCACAAGTTCTCCAGCAAAAGTGATGTATGGAGTTATGGTGTGACCATGTGGGAGGCCTTCAGTTATGGGCAGAAACCATATAAG AAAATGAAAGGCCCTGAGGTCATCAGTTTCATAGAGCAAGGCAAGCGCATGGACTGCCCCACGGACTGCCCGGCAGAGATGTATGCCCTcatgcagcagtgctggatCTACAG atGGGAAGAACGTCCAGGGTTTCTTTCTGTGGAAAACACAATCCGCTCCTACTACTACAGTATTGCTACCAAGACAGAAAATGGATCAGAGACAGAGGACAAGTCAAAAGCAGCTCTTCACTga